The sequence below is a genomic window from Fluoribacter dumoffii NY 23.
AGGACGGGATGTTTGCCTGTGTCATTATTCCTAAAAAAAATCCTATCAACTGAAAACATAAAATCCAAATAATCAGTTTAATCACATTTTGTTTGCTCAAAATCTTCTCTCCATATTTATATCAATCCTCGCGAAAAAAAAGGAAAGTGTACCGATATGATGTTATTCCTTTTTATTTTTTACTTCTTTTTTAACTGATTGTAATATTTTAGCGCTCTTGTTCTTGCCTCATGATGATTGATAATCGGCTTGGGATAATGAGTAGTTAAATAAATGCGCTCAGAATCAGCAGATTCCCAAGGTGCATGGATGTATTGACTTTGCAAATGAGAAAGTTCTGAAACCCAATGACGAATATAATGTCCATCCGGATCAAATTTTTGACTTTGGAGTACTGGGTTGAAAATACGAAAATAAGGTGCTGCATCTGCACCACATCCTGCCACCCATTGCCAACTCGCACTATTATTTGCTAAATCTGCATCAACAAGGGTATCTAAAAACCAATCAGCACCTAAACGCCAATCAATCAACAGCCCCTTTGTTAGAAATGAAGCAACAATCATACGGACACGGTTATGCATGTAGCCCGTTGCCCATAATTCCCTCATTCCTGCATCAATTATTGGGTAGCCGGTTAAGCCATTTTGCCAGCGGGCTAGTAATTCTTTATCATTATGCCAGGGGAACGCATCAAATTCACTTCGGAAATTTTCATAAGGAAGTTTGGGGAAATGATAAAGAAGATATACTGAAAACTCCCTCCACCCCAATTCTGAAAGGAAATGATCAGCTGAGGATAAATCACAATTTGGGTTAAGCTTTGCAAGCTCTATTGCCCTTAAAATTGTCCAGGGGCTGATTTCGCCAAAATGCAAGTGAGGTGATAAGCGCGAAGTCGCATTTTTTATAGGAAAATCTCGATTTTTTTTATAATCATTAAGATGATGCTCGATAAACTCATGAAGTTTTTGTTGCGCCCCAGCCTCTCCTGGGGTCCAATACTCACTAAATTGTGCGGCCCAGTTAATGGCGGGTAATAATTTCCAATCCTTAAGTACTTCACTTTGCACTTCAATTCCAGCTGGACGATTCTCCAAATACATAGACGGTTGAATATTGAGATGTTGTTTGCAGTGTTTCCAGTAGGGAGTAAACACTTTGAAGTAATCGCCGTTTTTATTTTTAATCGTCCAAGGTTCATGCAACAAACTTCCATTTGAACTTTGTACTTCAATTCCCCGCTCCAACAAAGCTGCTTTAATCTTTTTATCACGTGAAATAGCAGCTGGCTCATAACAGCGATTCCAATAGACTGAACTCACGGAAAGTTTCTTAACCAAATCTGAAATGATCTCAAAGGGATCGCCCTTGCGAAGAATGAGATTCAATCCAAGTTGCGCTAAAGATTCGCTAAGGGACGTAAGGCTATGGTGAAGCCACCAGTCCTGGGCCTCTCCTGAAACACTATTTTTTCCATCATAAATGTACAGAGGAATCACAAACTGATGATGTGAGCA
It includes:
- a CDS encoding cryptochrome/photolyase family protein, translated to MTVALVWFRYDLRLNDNPAFIEACSHHQFVIPLYIYDGKNSVSGEAQDWWLHHSLTSLSESLAQLGLNLILRKGDPFEIISDLVKKLSVSSVYWNRCYEPAAISRDKKIKAALLERGIEVQSSNGSLLHEPWTIKNKNGDYFKVFTPYWKHCKQHLNIQPSMYLENRPAGIEVQSEVLKDWKLLPAINWAAQFSEYWTPGEAGAQQKLHEFIEHHLNDYKKNRDFPIKNATSRLSPHLHFGEISPWTILRAIELAKLNPNCDLSSADHFLSELGWREFSVYLLYHFPKLPYENFRSEFDAFPWHNDKELLARWQNGLTGYPIIDAGMRELWATGYMHNRVRMIVASFLTKGLLIDWRLGADWFLDTLVDADLANNSASWQWVAGCGADAAPYFRIFNPVLQSQKFDPDGHYIRHWVSELSHLQSQYIHAPWESADSERIYLTTHYPKPIINHHEARTRALKYYNQLKKK